Proteins encoded together in one Juglans regia cultivar Chandler chromosome 9, Walnut 2.0, whole genome shotgun sequence window:
- the LOC118349423 gene encoding secreted RxLR effector protein 161-like, giving the protein MAKIPYASVVGSLIYAQICTRPAISFAVGMLGCYQSNPGMSHWKAAKRVLRYLQGTKDYQLTFKRTDILEVTGYSDSDFAGCSDSRKSTLGYVFLLAGGAILWRSMKQTITASSTMEAEFVTCFEATVHGLWLRNFISRLVVVDSIARPLRIYCDNSTEVFFFQKR; this is encoded by the coding sequence ATGGCAAAAATCCCATATGCATCAGTCGTGGGGAGCTTGATATATGCACAGATTTGCACGAGGCCAGCTATTAGTTTTGCAGTTGGCATGCTTGGGTGCTACCAAAGTAACCCAGGGATGTCTCATTGGAAAGCAGCAAAGAGGGTATTGCGATATTTGCAAGGAACTAAGGATTACCAGCTTACCTTCAAAAGAACTGACATTCTGGAGGTAACTGGATACTCAGACTCTGATTTTGCTGGTTGCTCTGATAGCAGGAAATCCACTTTAGGTTATGTTTTCCTACTGGCTGGTGGAGCGATCTTATGGAGAAGTATGAAGCAAACAATCACTGCTTCATCTACAATGGAGGCTGAGTTTGTGACATGCTTTGAGGCCACAGTACATGGATTATGGCTGAGGAACTTTATTTCAAGACTTGTAGTTGTCGACTCTATAGCTAGGCCGCTgagaatttattgtgataattccactgaagtattttttttccaaaaacgaTAG